A window of the Enoplosus armatus isolate fEnoArm2 chromosome 5, fEnoArm2.hap1, whole genome shotgun sequence genome harbors these coding sequences:
- the ywhae1 gene encoding tyrosine 3-monooxygenase/tryptophan 5-monooxygenase activation protein, epsilon polypeptide 1 isoform X1, whose protein sequence is MGEREDLVYQAKLAEQAERYDEMVVSMKNVAGMDVELTVEERNLLSVAYKNVIGARRASWRIISSIEQREENKGGEEKLKMIREYRQTVEKELKSICGDILDALERHLLPSAVMGESKVFYNKMKGDYHRYLAEFATGNNRKEAAENSLVAYKTATDLAMLELPPTHPIRLGLALNFSVFYYEILNSPDRACRLAKAAFDDAITELDTLSEDSYKDSTLIMQLLRDNLTLWTSDMQGEGEEQNKEALQDVEDEAQ, encoded by the exons ATGGGAGAGCGAGAGGATCTAGTTTATCAGGCAAAACTTGCCGAGCAAGCAGAGCGATATGACG AGATGGTGGTGTCTATGAAGAATGTGGCAGGCATGGACGTGGAGCtcacagtggaggagaggaaccTACTATCAGTGGCCTACAAGAATGTAATTGGAGCTCGGAGAGCCTCCTGGAGGATAATCAGCAGTATCGAACAGAGGGAAGAGAACAAGGGCGGAGAGGAGAAACTGAAGATGATCCGGGAATACAGGCAAACG GTTGAGAAGGAGCTGAAGTCTATTTGTGGTGACATTCTGGACGCACTGGAAAGGCACCTACTGCCTTCTGCCGTCATGGGAGAGTCTAAGGTCTTCTACAACAAAAT GAAGGGCGACTACCACAGGTACCTGGCAGAGTTTGCCACTGGCAACAACAGAAAGGAGGCAGCAGAGAACAGCCTGGTGGCCTACAAAACCGCCACTGATCTAGCCATGTTGGAGCTGCCACCCACGCACCCCATCCGCCTCGGCCTAGCCCTCAACTTCTCCGTCTTCTACTATGAGATCCTCAACTCGCCTGACCGCGCTTGCAG GTTGGCAAAGGCTGCGTTTGATGACGCCATCACAGAACTGGACACACTGAGTGAAGACAGCTACAAGGACTCCACACTTATCATGCAGTTGTTACGTGACAACCTGACACTATGGACTTCAGATATGCAGGGAGAGG GTGAAGAACAGAACAAAGAGGCACTGCAAGACGTTGAGGATGAGGCCCAGTGA
- the ywhae1 gene encoding tyrosine 3-monooxygenase/tryptophan 5-monooxygenase activation protein, epsilon polypeptide 1 isoform X2: MGEREDLVYQAKLAEQAERYDEMVVSMKNVAGMDVELTVEERNLLSVAYKNVIGARRASWRIISSIEQREENKGGEEKLKMIREYRQTVEKELKSICGDILDALERHLLPSAVMGESKVFYNKMKGDYHRYLAEFATGNNRKEAAENSLVAYKTATDLAMLELPPTHPIRLGLALNFSVFYYEILNSPDRACRLAKAAFDDAITELDTLSEDSYKDSTLIMQLLRDNLTLWTSDMQGEEQNKEALQDVEDEAQ; the protein is encoded by the exons ATGGGAGAGCGAGAGGATCTAGTTTATCAGGCAAAACTTGCCGAGCAAGCAGAGCGATATGACG AGATGGTGGTGTCTATGAAGAATGTGGCAGGCATGGACGTGGAGCtcacagtggaggagaggaaccTACTATCAGTGGCCTACAAGAATGTAATTGGAGCTCGGAGAGCCTCCTGGAGGATAATCAGCAGTATCGAACAGAGGGAAGAGAACAAGGGCGGAGAGGAGAAACTGAAGATGATCCGGGAATACAGGCAAACG GTTGAGAAGGAGCTGAAGTCTATTTGTGGTGACATTCTGGACGCACTGGAAAGGCACCTACTGCCTTCTGCCGTCATGGGAGAGTCTAAGGTCTTCTACAACAAAAT GAAGGGCGACTACCACAGGTACCTGGCAGAGTTTGCCACTGGCAACAACAGAAAGGAGGCAGCAGAGAACAGCCTGGTGGCCTACAAAACCGCCACTGATCTAGCCATGTTGGAGCTGCCACCCACGCACCCCATCCGCCTCGGCCTAGCCCTCAACTTCTCCGTCTTCTACTATGAGATCCTCAACTCGCCTGACCGCGCTTGCAG GTTGGCAAAGGCTGCGTTTGATGACGCCATCACAGAACTGGACACACTGAGTGAAGACAGCTACAAGGACTCCACACTTATCATGCAGTTGTTACGTGACAACCTGACACTATGGACTTCAGATATGCAGGGAGAGG AACAGAACAAAGAGGCACTGCAAGACGTTGAGGATGAGGCCCAGTGA